The Osmia lignaria lignaria isolate PbOS001 chromosome 3, iyOsmLign1, whole genome shotgun sequence genome includes the window taatttaaatgtagAAGAAGCTGTTATATTGGGACAAGGTAATGTTGCTATAGATATTGCAAGAATTCTACTATCTCCAATAGATAAATTAAAGGTATGTTTTAAATCatctatgaaatatattttacaatataagattttataatttaatcatattattttaGCATACTGATATAACATCATTTGCATTGGAAAAATTGTCACAAAGCAAAGTACGTAAAGTATCTGTGGTAGGAAGAAGAGGGCCGTTACAAGCATCTTTTACAATTACTGAACTgcgtgaaatattaaaattaggtGGCTGTAGTACTTATTGGCGTAAAgatgattttttaaatgtaagAGAAATAGTTGGCACTTTAGCAAGACCACGAAAAAGACTGACTGAACTTATGTTAAAACATGTTGATGAAGTATCttcaaatacaataagaaaAGCTAAAGAACTACATCCAATATTTTTAAGAGGCCCTTTACAATTTTTAGGCTCTAATAGTGTAGAgggtattaaattttcaataaatagaCTTGAAGGAAATGATATGTCTACACAGATTGCAGTACCTACTGGATCATTTGAagagatattatgtaatatagcaTTTCGTAGCATTGGTTACAAATCTGTTCAAATAGATTCATTGATACCATTTGATTTTAAAACTGGTTGTGTTAAAAATTCAGGAGGTAAAGTTCAAGATAAACTTTATGCTGCTGGTTGGGTTGCAACAGGTCCAGTAGGAGTTATATTATCAACAATGACAAATGCATTTCAAGTTGGTGCATTAATAAACAAAGAATTATCagttatagaaaataaatcagGTTACGCAGGTTTACTTGAAATTCTCAATCATAAAAACATACCTGTGGTATCATATAAGGATTGGAAAAAAATTGACAAGGCAGAATGTGAAAGAGGGAAAGAATTAGgaaaatcaagagaaaaaataattgatattaaagAAATGTTGGAAATTGCTTTAAACTAATAAAAGtactttaaaaatttatatgatttctatttctatttatatttgGAATTATCTCAAAATGTTGAAATTATCAGTAATTACTATAAGTAACAAGTTAATATGTAAACtgtaataattttacattacttttaacaagaagtctcgcgggacggcacaggggcaagaGGGGATACTACGCACACATCGACTAATCTCCTAGTTTTATACGAGCTAATTAGTGATATgatcatttcgaccaatcatatGTCACGACCAAAAGTATATGTGAGCTGAGGTAgggcgcgaccaatcagattgcgttattctcatgGGATTAATTGGAACGAGCGTGCTCGAGGGTGTTACTAAAAGAATCAGGCAACCAACTCGAAAATCTGTATCTGTGAAGTACCGGAAGTTTATAAACACTTGTTGTCCGTTAAATACCTTTGAAGGTTCAATGAAGAAGTAAAAAGTTTACTACGAAAGCTAATCATTGTTAAACCTTATTCAGACAGATACACACATACAAAAgagtatataattaaataaataattcataagcggtgtatatatgtataaactcGATAGAACTAATAaccattattattaaaatcattataCTTATTTTACGTTGGTAGTATTAAAgtaagaaacaattttatttaaaataaaactattcTACTACTAATATTATAAAGCATTGCGACAATATGcaaatataatttctaatttttacatTACTGTATATTAGAATTTAGTTAAATGTGtttatcatattattattagatGTATTAATTAAAGCGTTGAACTTTCAGTTCCAATAATGGCTGTATCAACAGAAGGCATAATGAATCCAAGCCTCAATGACCCTGTAACCAAAGCAGTAATGGACAATATAATGGGTAATTTACCCACAAAAAAACCTCTTGTTCGATGTAACGATTGTGATCTTTCATTTACAAGCCAAACAGTATTAGATACCCATTTGCAAGGTGCCCGCCATGCTAAACAGGTttgtataagaaaaataatacatataaGCAAGGAACATAGGGATATCTATGCTTATTTTGCAGATGAGATCCAAAAATATAATGGCATCTCTTGAAGAAACAAAAGTAGCATTTACCAAAGATGAAGAGACAAATGGATTAAAATGCAATGTGTGTAATGTTTGCCTGAACTCGATACAACAGCTTCAAACACATTTAAATGGTATTTTGTAAactaatgtatatattttcttttttttttattcctacaGTATCTCAAAagaattttatcttttataGGAAGCCGGCATAAAAAGAAAGCAATGAGAGGTAATAAACCCTATGTGGTACGAAAATCAGTACCCTATAGGATTAGATATAGTCGCACTCTGTCTATGGATAAACTAATAGGAAAGAATGTTGTTGTGTTAGTTTACTGCCTACTTTTATTTACGTTCGCATGTCTAACGTTATTGCTTACATTTACtttccatatatttttttaaattaacacgAAATCAACTGCTTGTTGCTTAAATAGCTTTAATGTAACGGTCGTTAAAATGCTCAGATATTTTCATGTTTGTTATAATTTATGcagtattatttattgtttatttattatttatttatttattatgtatttcgtattatttattatttatttttgtcagGAAACAATtgtacatatattatttatttatgagcAGATTATCGTAAAAGTATAACTTGATCACGAGTTATTTAGTTACACATTACAATCAGTTATATTGATATAGCTCGGGAGGACATTTGACTTTTGTTTTGTTAAATTCTTTGCAGATATGTAAAATACACATCtttttttctgtattttctattttattttatttattccacGTCCGTAAGTTTCTGTAACAAGTGAAATCTTGATCGATATTTCGATTGTTACATCCGGTATCGAATCTTTTcgataatgaaaaattgtattatcaGTATCTTGTTCTATTATTTAGTAGAATTTTTATAAGATAGTTTACAcgaataaaatgattaaaagatgcattttgtttattttaaaaaagtaaaattgttTACACACATATACATGTGCATGTTCAAAGTTATATAATGACGTCTTTTGTTAGAATTGTTTatattaatgtttatttttcccaTAGCATGAATGTAGTGTTCAAGCTGATTTATTATCACATTTAACCGCATCAGCGGTTGTGATACATAGATAGTATTGACCGCACATTGATGCTTAGGTGAGTGGGATGGCAAAGAATTTGGCAATTCAATGACATCAACTACTATGAATGTCCAGGAAAACTCGGGATCTAAAAGCACGTCACTTTCGTGTAACATgtgcaataaaattttcaactctCCAGCACAATACAATGTGGTATGTTACATTTGCCACTACAAGAATAACTACTATTAATCAGTtaataatataatgttatattacAGCATATAACATCGAAAAGACACACTAGCAAATTGAATCAAGTTAGaactataaaaaagaaaaaggttttCTCATACTGGAAAAAACCTAAGAATGGTATAAATcctaagaattttatttaattactgtCGAACAACTTTATACCAGGAGGTTTCAAAAATTACGTATAGAAGTGCAACTAAATGAATACATCTATTTTAATACATGTATAAACCATTCAAATGTAAATGTTTTATTCTTAGAAaagattaaaagaataattctagaatcattatttttcattaaatcgaTTTGATTAAAAGTACTGAATCCTCTAGGTATACACGTAATACCACTTGTAATCTTTGTTCATAAAACACGCATCGTTTACTCGGTTTGTTGAAGTATACACCTTATTCTTGGCGCTagttatttataatgtaatatgaatGAAGTAAACAGGCCATTAGTTAAAATAGTGCAAGAAGGCactgatattgtatgaatgtaTATATGTCCATTTAAAAGTTaatggaaaaatatataatattgtaattctGAATAAATTACGTCTCCGTGAACCTTGTAATTTATATCAAGAGTTccatatcattttcaatttattttcaaattttttattcatcaTTCAATGCCATCTCTGTCTCGTATTTCTCTAGTAATCGACGCAATTCTGAATTTTGTCTCCGCAAAGATTCAGTTTCAACATTTAATTCATGTCTCTCTTTTAATATATCATAATACTTTTTAAGACCAACAAATAAATTGTCCCATAATCTTTCTCTGTCCTCCGAAAACATATctctatatcggtcccaaaacATTATTATATCCTCGTCCGTTATGTTTCTCGAtaccgtttctttttcttttaatattttagaatcgTCAGACGAGGCTTCATCTTGTTTAACGAATTCGTATCTTTTCACGAAATCTTTTAACGCGTTCGAAACGAATTCGGTTTCAATTACCAACAAGTGACCTTTGTCGCAAACTAATTGCCGTTTTGGTTTACCACTTGCTGAAAACACCGTATAAAAGTAATAAATCAACATGATTAAACCGTTATATTTTCTCTGCattttcagaaaaaataatattttctcttcACGATTCATGTAAGTATACTAATCTTTGTCACATACCATCAATGACTTCTACAACACCTTCACCCACACAAGTTGACACAATTTGTCCATTTTCAGGAAGTGTTTCGGTCGACGACGAAGACTCTGGAGTACAACTACTTGTAACAATTGTGTTATCATCATTCTGTGATTTATCACAACAAAATGCGCCTTCCATTGCAGCCACCAGTTTACCTTCTTCCTCGTTAAGTTCGGTGCTGCCGCAAACATCAGGTAACGTACTCCTAAAGATTTTATGTTTATTAATAATGTTGCAATTTAAATGAAGCTGATACATCTCTTCTAGGGTAGATATTTTACACACTCACGTGGACGATGAACTTTCTGTGGTTTCACTGGATACTCCACAAACCCTTGGTATATTTTTGGCTTTGCAAATAGGACAGTGTGCATATggtaaaaagaaattcaacAAAAATTGAAGTTGTTGCTCAGATGTAATTTTCAATGCCTGAAAATACAAatcttttcatattttatctaacaacattataattacttattcaagaaaaattacATCAAATATTTTGTCCAATCGAATTAGTAACTTATCGTCTTCTGTGTAATCAGAAAGTAGATCTTTCAAAGTATACTCAATCATATAGTCACAATGATTGGAAATTAATTTAGCAATATGATTCAGTAGACTTCGCTCTAAATTGATTTCTTCCAGAGTGATTGGTGGCTTGTACGACTTAGAAATCATTTTCCTATTCTTggcttcttctttctcttgaatagaaaattatattgtttatctagtgtacatatttTACAAGAAAGTTTGTATATAAGCATCGTTTTACAAAATATTACTCTGTTTTATGGCGCACATCGCTCCACAGTACGATACCAAATCTTCTTTCTTTAATAATTGTTCTTCCGGTGGTTGCCATTCCACTCCCAGTAACTGTTCGTGTATGATTCTATCTGCTGATAAAATCTAAAATACactaattaaaaagaaacgatCTTCGTTACATACACGTCGTTAGTTGTTACCTTGTCGACTAATTGATTCGCGGTTTCGATATTTAGATCCCAGATTTGCATATACTTTGTATCGTTTATGATTGCAAGCTGATCAGACTTCTCTTCTAACTCCTGTATAGCTTTGTGTACTTTCAATATCTGATTAGTGAGCTTCTGGATCTCCAACCTTGTCGATTCTTCCAAGCCCGCGTATGTTTTCTTTAAATCATTTAATACATCCTGAAGTCTGGAATAAATATTCGCATTATCAATAATTAGTATTATAACATTATCATTACTATCTAGTCAATATGTTAAATAATTGTTATACTGTAGACTAATAAGCATTAAATTAATATGTAATGTTATAGACTTATTAATTCTTCGTTTCTGCTGATTCTTCACAATTAGATTCTCTTCTTCTCGATGCTTCAACACGGTGTAATTATAATCCAACTTCTCAACGTTCATTAAACACGCAGTCTTCATAGTTTGAATCTGTTGCTGAAGATTTTGTATTTCCATTTCgaacgaaatcttttgtttccTGTATTCCTCTTGGTGTTCTATGATCGCTTTCTTCATAGCTTCTTCGTACTCGCGCGTTATCAACTTTTTCTGTTCCCTCGCTTCAACCGTGTCGTCTTGAAGCTTTTTGTACAAAGTTTCCCATTTTTCAGTGGAGGCTTTTATAGCTATCTTCCGCTCCGAATCGATTACATTTTCGATCAAATTTAATTCGTAACGATATGCTTTAGCCATTGTACGCGCCTGTACGAAATTACATTATAAAGCAGGTAAACgaataaatggaaaaagaaatgttGTATGCTAACTTGGTTCTCCATTCTTTCTATAAGCAAATCAATATCCGCGTTCTGATTCTTCACGTCCtcttcatattttatatctgcATTCTCCAATTCTTGCTTCAGTTGCGCGATTAAGGCATCTTTTTTCTCAAGGATTTCATTGCACTTTACGTTTTGAGCCTCCAATTCATTATGAATGTCTAATGGGTCCTTGGATGCAACAATACTAGGCCACTTTTCAGTAATCTCACGATATTTCTGCATGCAATTTTTGTCCTCCTCTTCGAGCATTTTTAACAATCTTTCTcttgtttctttcatttcctttcttctttgcaACTCTTTTGCATCACATGCTACCCTTACACCACAAACCTGTAAATATGTTGTAGTTATACAtagatttaagaacaatatgtATACTTTATGATAATAtattggaaaatattattttaaggaaaatattaataatatccgGTGTAATTTGTTTAAAGCATTCAAATTGCACCTACAACTTCATCTCCTTCTGAAGCCAATTGTTCTAAAGCTTCTATACCATCAAGGATTTGCTTTTCAATAGGGGTTTCTTCTATAATTTCTTCATCAAGAGCCTTAGTTTTTCTAAAAgtcgaatattttaaaattttcatataaaatattattacgcATTCAACTTTAAATCTGGCATTGCAAAATAACTTGTTTCCGTACCTAATTTGCGCTTCTCGACGTCGATTAATTCGAAGTCTACGAGCCAATTTCCGCTCATTTGGATCAGAAGATAAAATAGATGGTTCTTCATCTTCTAATTGTGTAGTTTCTGAATAAGCTTTCCTCGGTATCATCTTTGTAGAAATATATATGTATCAAATGTGGGAGTAAAATTAAAACTACGATTATATTTCAAAGATGAACGTATATTTGTTCCAAAGGGGTTAAACATCATCATAGCAACCACGTGTGTCCAGGCACAGCCAAACTGAAGGGTTGTACAGACCCCTCGTCTGTTTTGTATCATCCTACTGTATCGATTAGGAATAATATCACACCAAAGCGTAATTGGtgatagaaatttaaataaaaccactaacaaacattttaaataattaaataatttttaatagaataattaaacaaaattttg containing:
- the dare gene encoding NADPH:adrenodoxin oxidoreductase, mitochondrial isoform X2, producing the protein MNMKFGTICNCIRLFSTEHTPKVCIVGAGPAGFYAAQQLLKSSSDIKVDVLDKLPVPFGLVRFGVAPDHPEVKNVVHTFEKIASNTRFQFIGNVNVGKDVTIKKLQELYHTVLLAYGAEEDRTLDIPGENLDNVISGRRFVGWYNGLPRDSNLNINLNVEEAVILGQGNVAIDIARILLSPIDKLKHTDITSFALEKLSQSKVRKVSVVGRRGPLQASFTITELREILKLGGCSTYWRKDDFLNVREIVGTLARPRKRLTELMLKHVDEVSSNTIRKAKELHPIFLRGPLQFLGSNSVEGIKFSINRLEGNDMSTQIAVPTGSFEEILCNIAFRSIGYKSVQIDSLIPFDFKTGCVKNSGGKVQDKLYAAGWVATGPVGVILSTMTNAFQVGALINKELSVIENKSGYAGLLEILNHKNIPVVSYKDWKKIDKAECERGKELGKSREKIIDIKEMLEIALN
- the LOC117605184 gene encoding dynein regulatory complex protein 1, with product MIPRKAYSETTQLEDEEPSILSSDPNERKLARRLRINRRREAQIRKTKALDEEIIEETPIEKQILDGIEALEQLASEGDEVVCGVRVACDAKELQRRKEMKETRERLLKMLEEEDKNCMQKYREITEKWPSIVASKDPLDIHNELEAQNVKCNEILEKKDALIAQLKQELENADIKYEEDVKNQNADIDLLIERMENQARTMAKAYRYELNLIENVIDSERKIAIKASTEKWETLYKKLQDDTVEAREQKKLITREYEEAMKKAIIEHQEEYRKQKISFEMEIQNLQQQIQTMKTACLMNVEKLDYNYTVLKHREEENLIVKNQQKRRINKLQDVLNDLKKTYAGLEESTRLEIQKLTNQILKVHKAIQELEEKSDQLAIINDTKYMQIWDLNIETANQLVDKILSADRIIHEQLLGVEWQPPEEQLLKKEDLVSYCGAMCAIKQKKEEAKNRKMISKSYKPPITLEEINLERSLLNHIAKLISNHCDYMIEYTLKDLLSDYTEDDKLLIRLDKIFDALKITSEQQLQFLLNFFLPYAHCPICKAKNIPRVCGVSSETTESSSSTSTLPDVCGSTELNEEEGKLVAAMEGAFCCDKSQNDDNTIVTSSCTPESSSSTETLPENGQIVSTCVGEGVVEVIDASGKPKRQLVCDKGHLLVIETEFVSNALKDFVKRYEFVKQDEASSDDSKILKEKETVSRNITDEDIIMFWDRYRDMFSEDRERLWDNLFVGLKKYYDILKERHELNVETESLRRQNSELRRLLEKYETEMALNDE
- the dare gene encoding NADPH:adrenodoxin oxidoreductase, mitochondrial isoform X1 codes for the protein MVYDYYIQITTMNMKFGTICNCIRLFSTEHTPKVCIVGAGPAGFYAAQQLLKSSSDIKVDVLDKLPVPFGLVRFGVAPDHPEVKNVVHTFEKIASNTRFQFIGNVNVGKDVTIKKLQELYHTVLLAYGAEEDRTLDIPGENLDNVISGRRFVGWYNGLPRDSNLNINLNVEEAVILGQGNVAIDIARILLSPIDKLKHTDITSFALEKLSQSKVRKVSVVGRRGPLQASFTITELREILKLGGCSTYWRKDDFLNVREIVGTLARPRKRLTELMLKHVDEVSSNTIRKAKELHPIFLRGPLQFLGSNSVEGIKFSINRLEGNDMSTQIAVPTGSFEEILCNIAFRSIGYKSVQIDSLIPFDFKTGCVKNSGGKVQDKLYAAGWVATGPVGVILSTMTNAFQVGALINKELSVIENKSGYAGLLEILNHKNIPVVSYKDWKKIDKAECERGKELGKSREKIIDIKEMLEIALN
- the dare gene encoding NADPH:adrenodoxin oxidoreductase, mitochondrial isoform X3 is translated as MYCWSRTSRILCCSTITKGNVNVGKDVTIKKLQELYHTVLLAYGAEEDRTLDIPGENLDNVISGRRFVGWYNGLPRDSNLNINLNVEEAVILGQGNVAIDIARILLSPIDKLKHTDITSFALEKLSQSKVRKVSVVGRRGPLQASFTITELREILKLGGCSTYWRKDDFLNVREIVGTLARPRKRLTELMLKHVDEVSSNTIRKAKELHPIFLRGPLQFLGSNSVEGIKFSINRLEGNDMSTQIAVPTGSFEEILCNIAFRSIGYKSVQIDSLIPFDFKTGCVKNSGGKVQDKLYAAGWVATGPVGVILSTMTNAFQVGALINKELSVIENKSGYAGLLEILNHKNIPVVSYKDWKKIDKAECERGKELGKSREKIIDIKEMLEIALN
- the LOC117605187 gene encoding zinc finger protein 346 isoform X2, with the translated sequence MAVSTEGIMNPSLNDPVTKAVMDNIMGNLPTKKPLVRCNDCDLSFTSQTVLDTHLQGARHAKQMRSKNIMASLEETKVAFTKDEETNGLKCNVCNVCLNSIQQLQTHLNGSRHKKKAMRGNKPYVVRKSVPYRIRYSRTLSMDKLIGKNVVVMNVVFKLIYYHI
- the LOC117605187 gene encoding zinc finger protein 346 isoform X1 codes for the protein MAVSTEGIMNPSLNDPVTKAVMDNIMGNLPTKKPLVRCNDCDLSFTSQTVLDTHLQGARHAKQMRSKNIMASLEETKVAFTKDEETNGLKCNVCNVCLNSIQQLQTHLNGSRHKKKAMRGEWDGKEFGNSMTSTTMNVQENSGSKSTSLSCNMCNKIFNSPAQYNVHITSKRHTSKLNQVRTIKKKKVFSYWKKPKNGINPKNFI